From Leptotrichia sp. OH3620_COT-345, one genomic window encodes:
- a CDS encoding phage tail tube protein, whose protein sequence is MDNIFKPQQVMSGSYGTCMINGEVIAEVFEWTAQIKVDRKEIKLPGGQMGKKITGQSGEGTLKRYKLNSKWTTYFEKLKDGKEVLFELYLEVNDPDASGAEAIKISECWNDEGYEFSAKHGEEITEELKFGFIANKLKSVERA, encoded by the coding sequence ATGGATAATATATTTAAACCCCAGCAAGTTATGTCCGGATCATATGGAACTTGTATGATAAATGGGGAAGTGATAGCGGAAGTTTTTGAATGGACGGCACAAATTAAAGTAGATAGAAAAGAAATAAAACTTCCCGGTGGACAAATGGGGAAAAAAATAACTGGGCAATCTGGCGAAGGAACCTTGAAAAGATATAAATTAAATTCCAAATGGACTACTTATTTTGAAAAACTAAAAGACGGAAAAGAAGTTTTATTTGAGTTATATTTGGAAGTTAATGATCCTGATGCTTCAGGAGCAGAAGCTATAAAAATATCCGAGTGTTGGAACGACGAAGGATATGAATTTTCTGCTAAACACGGAGAAGAAATAACTGAAGAACTAAAATTTGGATTTATAGCTAACAAATTAAAATCTGTTGAAAGGGCATAG